Proteins encoded by one window of Massilia sp. NR 4-1:
- a CDS encoding sorbosone dehydrogenase family protein gives MKTSVPSRAAAACLAFAASTAHAAAPECGGLPRLDVTTPPGFCVAQLADGFKFPRGLQPLANGDLLVTDMGGWEEGHGSIWLLTLGAQGYERKQLLNHLDRPNSIVLGPDGLIYVGLVKRIVRFDLRDPAGTMSDVVGGTSKTAPLPGLGRHLLTAMRFDRKGDLYVNVGSATDHCENADGAAPASDKACAEAEGENPLGSIRRYGMKWPSGTVESSEVYARGLRNSMALAFHPVSNALWQGENSRDFIQAAMPKLANDNNLPHDELNLVQRGANYGWPYCYDEQQPSPEYPQADCSKYRKPERLLPAHAAPLGMLFYTAGRFPDLYKNSLIVGYHGYRQHGHRLVALLPDKAGAPLGKSVDLISGWTSKPHQGMGAPVDVKQGADGNIYIAEDRTGRIVSLRYEGEAKALERK, from the coding sequence ATGAAGACTTCCGTCCCATCCCGCGCGGCCGCGGCCTGCCTGGCCTTTGCCGCCAGCACCGCCCACGCCGCTGCGCCCGAATGCGGTGGCCTGCCCCGCCTCGATGTCACCACGCCGCCCGGCTTCTGTGTCGCCCAACTGGCCGATGGCTTCAAATTCCCGCGCGGCCTGCAGCCGCTGGCCAACGGCGATCTGCTCGTCACCGATATGGGCGGCTGGGAAGAGGGCCACGGCAGCATATGGCTGTTGACCCTCGGTGCGCAAGGCTATGAACGCAAGCAGCTGCTGAACCATCTCGACCGCCCCAACAGCATCGTGCTCGGCCCCGATGGCCTGATCTATGTGGGTCTGGTCAAGCGCATCGTGCGCTTCGATCTGCGCGACCCGGCCGGCACCATGAGCGATGTGGTGGGCGGCACGTCGAAGACCGCGCCCTTGCCCGGCCTGGGCCGCCATCTGCTGACCGCCATGCGCTTCGACCGCAAGGGCGATCTGTACGTGAACGTGGGTTCGGCCACCGACCATTGCGAGAACGCGGACGGCGCCGCCCCCGCGTCCGACAAGGCCTGCGCCGAGGCGGAAGGCGAGAATCCGCTCGGTTCGATCCGCCGCTACGGCATGAAGTGGCCATCCGGCACGGTGGAGAGCAGCGAGGTGTATGCGCGCGGCCTGCGCAACTCGATGGCGCTGGCCTTCCACCCGGTCAGCAATGCGCTGTGGCAGGGCGAGAACTCGCGCGACTTCATCCAGGCTGCCATGCCCAAGCTGGCCAACGACAACAACCTGCCGCACGATGAACTGAACCTGGTCCAGCGCGGCGCCAACTATGGCTGGCCCTACTGCTATGACGAACAGCAGCCCAGCCCCGAATATCCGCAGGCCGATTGCAGCAAGTACCGCAAACCGGAGCGCCTGCTGCCCGCGCACGCCGCCCCGCTGGGCATGCTCTTCTACACCGCCGGCCGTTTCCCCGATCTCTACAAAAACAGCCTGATCGTGGGCTACCATGGCTACCGCCAGCACGGCCATCGTCTGGTAGCCCTGCTGCCGGACAAGGCTGGCGCGCCGCTCGGCAAATCGGTGGACCTGATCAGCGGCTGGACCTCCAAGCCGCACCAGGGCATGGGTGCGCCGGTCGACGTCAAGCAAGGCGCGGACGGCAATATCTATATCGCGGAAGACCGCACCGGCCGCATCGTCAGCCTGCGGTATGAAGGCGAGGCCAAAGCGCTGGAAAGGAAGTAA
- a CDS encoding SMR family transporter: protein MQKWLYLALAIVAEVIATSALKSSAGFSNPWPTALVVAGYATAFYFLSLTLNSMPVGIAYAIWSGVGTVLIGLVAWLVHGQRLDLPALLGMALIVAGVAVINLFSKTASH, encoded by the coding sequence ATGCAGAAATGGCTATATCTGGCGCTTGCCATCGTGGCCGAAGTGATCGCCACCTCCGCCTTGAAAAGCAGCGCGGGCTTCAGCAATCCCTGGCCCACGGCGCTGGTAGTGGCGGGCTACGCCACCGCCTTCTACTTCCTCTCGCTGACCTTGAACAGCATGCCGGTGGGCATCGCCTATGCCATCTGGTCCGGCGTCGGCACGGTGCTGATTGGCCTGGTGGCGTGGCTGGTGCACGGCCAGCGCCTGGACCTGCCAGCCTTGCTGGGCATGGCCCTGATTGTTGCGGGCGTGGCCGTCATCAACCTGTTTTCGAAAACAGCCAGCCACTGA
- a CDS encoding DUF4019 domain-containing protein: protein MKALSSLVLSAACLFSAAAGAANAPEVDDAQKAAQSWLAVADPGNYASTWDGAAKLFQHGVSKEEWVKALSSLRPGLGQVNSRKLKSGQYSKSLPGLPDGDYVIVQYDTEFEKRAKSIETVTLLREADGAWRVAGYFIN, encoded by the coding sequence GTGAAAGCTCTTTCAAGCCTGGTTTTATCTGCGGCGTGCCTGTTCAGCGCCGCCGCCGGCGCGGCCAACGCGCCCGAAGTCGACGATGCGCAAAAGGCGGCCCAGAGTTGGCTGGCGGTGGCCGATCCCGGCAACTATGCCAGCACCTGGGACGGCGCGGCCAAGCTGTTCCAGCATGGCGTCTCAAAAGAAGAGTGGGTCAAGGCGCTGTCTTCCCTGCGTCCCGGCCTGGGGCAGGTGAATTCGCGCAAGCTCAAGTCGGGCCAGTATTCCAAGTCCCTGCCTGGCCTGCCCGACGGCGACTATGTGATCGTGCAGTACGATACCGAGTTCGAGAAAAGAGCCAAGTCCATCGAAACCGTGACCCTGCTGCGCGAGGCCGACGGCGCATGGCGCGTGGCCGGCTATTTCATCAACTGA
- a CDS encoding transporter substrate-binding domain-containing protein, giving the protein MLKPMIAVLMAACCALAGAQEAARTIPAYNTYLVPPYSIDATRGLARALAARLNAELPPEYQLDFRQIPRTRLHAAELSKDERFDGVVLLIAPRFVGDPYMTRYLWSKPLFVDCNLLVSGRLQPIEYEGAASLTGRRFAGVRGYRYELIDQMAVTHRLQREDSQDELSGLQKVGLGRADFTVVPYTIYAYAAADKELGSQLHVASRAHQCFTRRILIGKANPPGLLKALNQAIDAMAAGEHWRALLGSYHLDLDVLAQWTAHPPADGQVVEVRGNAVR; this is encoded by the coding sequence GTGTTGAAACCTATGATTGCCGTGCTGATGGCTGCGTGCTGCGCTCTGGCTGGCGCGCAGGAGGCGGCGCGTACCATCCCCGCCTACAACACCTATCTGGTGCCGCCATATTCCATCGATGCGACGCGCGGCCTGGCGCGCGCGCTGGCCGCGCGCCTGAATGCCGAGCTGCCTCCGGAGTACCAGCTGGACTTCCGCCAGATACCGCGCACCCGGCTGCATGCCGCCGAGTTGAGCAAGGACGAGCGTTTCGACGGCGTGGTCCTGCTCATTGCACCGCGTTTTGTCGGCGATCCGTATATGACGCGCTACCTCTGGTCCAAGCCGCTCTTTGTCGATTGCAATCTGCTGGTTTCGGGGCGCTTGCAGCCGATCGAATATGAGGGCGCCGCTTCGCTGACTGGACGCCGCTTTGCCGGCGTGCGCGGCTACCGCTACGAGCTGATCGACCAGATGGCCGTGACGCACCGCTTGCAGCGCGAGGACAGCCAGGATGAATTGAGCGGCTTGCAGAAAGTCGGCCTGGGCCGGGCCGATTTCACCGTCGTGCCATATACGATCTATGCCTATGCGGCGGCCGACAAGGAGCTGGGTAGCCAGCTGCATGTGGCCAGCAGGGCGCACCAGTGCTTCACGCGCCGCATCCTGATCGGCAAGGCCAATCCCCCTGGCCTGTTGAAGGCGCTCAACCAGGCCATCGACGCCATGGCGGCGGGCGAGCATTGGCGCGCGCTGCTTGGCAGCTATCATCTTGATCTGGACGTGCTGGCGCAATGGACGGCGCACCCGCCGGCCGATGGCCAGGTGGTCGAGGTGCGCGGCAACGCGGTGCGCTAG
- a CDS encoding type 1 glutamine amidotransferase domain-containing protein, which yields MSKKILVVLTATEKYPNLQRATGIWLGEAVHFVDVVQQAGYEVDYLTPHGGYTPIDPHSLALAEPIDWEWYGKRDFMNRLGATLKPADVNAADYAAIYFVGGHGVMWDFPDNEDFQRLSREIYEAGGYVASVCHGVVGLLNIKLSDGSLLIEGKQVTGFTNEEERQAELDKFVPFLTEDELVRRRAHFQKAPQPWQAFAVTDQRLITGQNPASGAAVARLLVQELAAR from the coding sequence ATGTCCAAGAAAATCCTCGTGGTCCTGACGGCCACCGAAAAATATCCGAACCTGCAGCGCGCCACCGGCATATGGCTGGGCGAAGCGGTTCACTTCGTCGACGTGGTGCAGCAGGCCGGCTACGAAGTCGATTATCTGACCCCGCACGGCGGCTACACACCCATCGACCCGCACAGCCTGGCGTTGGCCGAGCCCATCGATTGGGAATGGTATGGCAAGCGCGATTTCATGAATCGCCTGGGCGCCACCCTGAAGCCAGCCGACGTGAATGCAGCCGACTATGCGGCCATCTATTTCGTTGGCGGCCATGGCGTAATGTGGGACTTCCCCGACAATGAGGATTTCCAGCGCCTGAGCCGCGAAATCTATGAAGCGGGCGGCTATGTCGCCTCCGTCTGCCATGGCGTAGTGGGACTGCTGAATATCAAGCTTTCCGATGGTTCCCTGCTCATCGAAGGCAAGCAAGTCACCGGCTTCACCAACGAGGAAGAACGCCAGGCCGAGCTGGATAAGTTCGTGCCCTTCCTCACCGAGGATGAGCTGGTGCGCCGCCGCGCCCACTTCCAGAAAGCGCCGCAGCCATGGCAGGCTTTCGCGGTGACGGACCAACGTCTCATCACCGGCCAGAATCCGGCGTCCGGCGCCGCCGTCGCCCGGCTGCTGGTGCAAGAACTGGCTGCACGTTAA
- a CDS encoding NAD(P)H-quinone oxidoreductase, with product MQTTMNAIEFAGAGGPEVLRAVQRPVPQPGANEILIRHLAAGINGPDVMQRKGLYNPPPGASDIPGLEVAGIVAAVGAEVSHIQPGDQVVALIPGGGYAEYSVADARTVTPLPEGLTPSEGAALLETFMTVWTNMFQRGQFRRGDNILIHGGASGIGTTATMLAKAFGAAKIITTVSTPEQREASLALGADVAVLYRDEDFVAASRQATDGRGMDIILDIIAGDYVARNYAAAAMNGRIVQIGVIAGPAKELDLFPMLSKRLTHIGSTLRSRTADEKAALLEELRSNVWPLLKAGTLKPLVYRSFPLAEAGQAHALMDSGQHIGKIVLTMTDSVA from the coding sequence ATGCAAACCACGATGAACGCCATCGAATTCGCCGGCGCCGGCGGCCCAGAAGTGCTGCGGGCCGTGCAGCGCCCTGTGCCACAGCCAGGCGCCAACGAAATCCTGATCCGCCACTTGGCGGCCGGCATCAATGGTCCGGACGTAATGCAGCGCAAAGGCCTATACAATCCACCACCCGGCGCATCGGATATTCCAGGCCTCGAAGTGGCGGGCATCGTGGCGGCCGTGGGCGCAGAGGTGAGCCATATCCAGCCGGGCGATCAGGTGGTGGCCCTGATTCCGGGCGGCGGCTATGCCGAGTACAGCGTGGCCGATGCGCGCACCGTCACGCCGCTGCCGGAAGGGCTGACGCCAAGCGAAGGCGCGGCACTGTTGGAAACCTTCATGACCGTGTGGACCAATATGTTCCAGCGTGGCCAGTTCCGGCGCGGCGACAACATCCTGATCCACGGCGGCGCCTCGGGCATCGGCACCACGGCCACCATGCTGGCCAAGGCATTCGGCGCGGCGAAAATCATCACCACCGTCAGCACGCCCGAGCAGCGCGAAGCCAGCTTGGCGCTGGGCGCGGACGTGGCCGTGCTATACCGCGACGAGGATTTTGTTGCGGCCAGCCGGCAGGCCACGGATGGCCGTGGCATGGATATTATCCTCGACATCATCGCCGGCGACTATGTGGCGCGCAACTACGCCGCCGCCGCGATGAATGGCCGCATTGTGCAGATCGGCGTGATCGCCGGCCCGGCCAAAGAGCTGGACCTGTTTCCTATGCTGAGCAAGCGCCTGACGCATATCGGCTCCACGCTGCGCTCGCGCACGGCCGACGAGAAGGCGGCCCTGCTGGAAGAGTTGCGCAGCAATGTCTGGCCCTTGCTCAAGGCGGGCACGCTCAAGCCGCTGGTCTATCGCAGCTTCCCGCTAGCCGAGGCCGGGCAGGCGCATGCTTTGATGGATTCCGGCCAGCATATTGGTAAGATCGTGCTGACGATGACGGACAGCGTGGCATAA
- a CDS encoding AraC family transcriptional regulator, which yields MASASDEAIVRRLLALTPREGDIGTRLPGVTLMRANSTRPPSAVLQSPTIVVMAQGLKRGFLGNEVFHYQPGQYLIVSVPLPFYCDTIVKDGEPMLALAVEIDMGLVFDLLAKMQATAAASVELPSRGMAVAELDDTLRDVLERLLACLASNEELAVLGPQLLRELHYRVLQGAGGDCLRSLASWHGRRGPIFLACEHLRTRYAEPLSVDTLAKEAAMSTSSFHKAFKALTGHSPIQYLKAVRLHKAHELIARQESPVAQAAFAVGYASASQFSREFKRLFGYSPAEAS from the coding sequence ATGGCATCGGCAAGCGATGAGGCAATTGTACGGCGGCTGCTGGCCCTGACGCCGCGGGAGGGGGATATCGGCACGCGCCTGCCCGGCGTGACGCTGATGCGCGCCAACAGCACGCGGCCGCCCAGCGCGGTGCTGCAAAGCCCGACCATCGTGGTCATGGCCCAAGGCTTGAAGCGCGGCTTTCTCGGCAACGAAGTCTTCCACTATCAACCGGGACAATATCTGATCGTTTCGGTGCCCCTGCCCTTCTATTGCGACACCATCGTGAAGGATGGGGAACCAATGCTGGCCCTCGCCGTCGAAATCGATATGGGACTGGTGTTCGACCTGCTCGCCAAAATGCAGGCCACGGCGGCGGCGTCGGTGGAACTGCCGTCGCGCGGCATGGCGGTGGCCGAGCTGGACGACACGCTGCGCGACGTGCTGGAACGGCTGCTGGCCTGCCTGGCATCGAACGAAGAGCTGGCGGTGCTGGGGCCGCAACTGCTGCGTGAACTGCACTACCGCGTGCTGCAGGGCGCGGGCGGCGACTGTTTGCGTTCGCTCGCCAGCTGGCATGGACGGCGCGGGCCGATCTTCCTCGCCTGCGAGCACTTGCGCACGCGCTATGCGGAACCGCTGAGCGTCGACACGCTGGCGAAGGAAGCGGCGATGAGCACGTCCAGTTTTCACAAGGCGTTCAAGGCGCTGACCGGACACTCGCCCATTCAGTATCTGAAAGCCGTGCGCCTGCATAAGGCGCATGAACTGATTGCACGGCAGGAAAGCCCGGTGGCGCAGGCGGCTTTCGCGGTCGGCTACGCCAGCGCATCGCAGTTCAGCCGGGAGTTCAAAAGGCTGTTCGGCTATTCGCCTGCCGAGGCTAGCTAA